A region from the Triticum urartu cultivar G1812 chromosome 1, Tu2.1, whole genome shotgun sequence genome encodes:
- the LOC125547113 gene encoding formin-like protein 6 isoform X1: MSLFRKFFYRKPPDGLLEITERVYVFDSCFSTDVFDDDKYGQYIGDIVLHLRSHFADASFMVFNFREEERESQQSLLASILSIYDMVVMDYPRQYEGCPLLTMEMVHHFLRSGESWLSLGQHNVLIMHCERGGWNVLAFMLAGLLLYRKQFIGEQRTLEMVYRQAPRELIQLLSPLNPMPSQIRYLHYISRRNVSAEWPPGDRPLTLDCVILRNTPGCNGEDGCRPIFRIYGQDPLLGTDNNPKVLFSTPKRSKYVRHYKRADCQLIKIDIHCHIQGDVVLECISLDADQEREEMMFRVMFNTAFIRSNILMLNRDEIDIMWDAKDRFPKEFRAEILFSEMDTADHLDPMEMAGIGEKEGLPIEAFAKVQEMFSIVDWLDPKGDAAVQFFQRLTTYETIQLRQGLVSPSKKDSSIRKEIGHLELGSPTKNIQLRQGLLSPSKKDSGIRKEIGQLEIGSPTKNESDNVRNKSSNAENSTVYMNKKECDGIHKLATLDPASIYQGKSGTVVPENINPQVHKEITHVVDITTERSSSLEKPDEQSSPVQCSSPSMIMSQRFPLSRSSSAFPSNSPPRSLSACPRFYSVPSALGITALLEDHATFGGSENCGSTIIAPTMSSATVKVPSKPSSGQHPTTGTPVVTKGMLPPSPSPPPPPQSSGPVLFVASDAFMLSEAEDDLSQSSPKHSGPSLLPHPFPPHEESTSQLPGTTTLPANHQQSSSNNAQESSPTFTALATTSTSFRPPSPPPPPASPVRIVGPPLSAPKSSLSRPPAPPPPPPLASTSSPVRPPAPPPPPALASTSSPVPPPAPPPPPALASTSSAVRPPAPPPPPPVASTSSAVQPAAPPPPPTHPLASTSSPIPPAAPPPPPSPTSSAIRSSAPLPPPPPGITSTPPPPYNSSKQSPPAPPPPHAPRFSKDANHPGASGNVVPPPAPPGTKGRGPAPPSGPMSKSLQSGQTMSRKSNLKPLHWVKVTRAMKGSLWAEGQKADEASKAPVFDMSELENLFSTALPNSDSRRSDKSGSRASGAKPEKIHLIDLRRANNCGIMLTKVKMPLPDLMSAILALDDTVLDADQVENLIKFTPTKEEIELLKGYKGDKQDLGECEQFFMELMKLPRVDSKLRVFLFKIQFRSQVSDLKRNLNIVNSSAEEIRGSVKLKRIMQTILSLGNALNQGTARGSAVGFRLDSLLKLSDTRARNNKMTLMHYLSKVLSEKLPELLDFPKDLASLELAAKIQLKSLAEEMQAINKGLEKVEQELTISENDGPVSEIFCKTLKGFLSGAEAEVRALTSLYSNVGRNADALALYFGEDPARCPFEQVATTLHNFVKLFMRSHEENCKQLDLEKKKTQKEAEPDKPKGESENEKDNLSHPIKELDISLQSQPQTASTK, translated from the exons TGTTCGATTCGTGCTTCTCCACCGATGTCTTCGACGACGACAAGTACGGGCAGTACATCGGAGACATCGTCCTGCACCTCCGGAGCCACTTCGCGGACGCCTCCTTCATGGTCTTCAACTTCCGGGAGGAGGAACGGGAGAGCCAGCAGAGCCTGCTGGCCAGCATCCTCTCCATCTACGACATGGTGGTCATGGACTACCCGAGGCAGTACGAGGGCTGCCCGCTCCTCACCATGGAGATGGTCCACCATTTCCTCAGGTCCGGGGAGAGCTGGCTCTCCCTGGGCCAGCACAACGTCCTCATAATGCACTGCGAGCGAGGCGGCTGGAACGTGCTCGCCTTCATGCTGGCGGGCCTGCTGCTGTACCGGAAGCAGTTCATCGGCGAGCAGAGGACGCTGGAGATGGTGTACAGGCAGGCCCCTCGCGAGCTCATCCAGCTGCTCTCGCCGCTAAACCCCATGCCGTCGCAGATAAGATACCTGCATTACATATCCCGGAGGAACGTGAGCGCAGAATGGCCACCAGGTGATCGACCTCTTACCTTAGACTGCGTGATACTAAGGAATACCCCGGGCTGTAATGGGGAGGATGGATGTAGACCGATATTCCGTATCTATGGGCAGGATCCTCTACTTGGTACAGATAACAATCCCAAGGTGCTTTTTTCAACACCAAAGAGGAGTAAATATGTTCGGCATTACAAGCGG GCAGACTGTCAATTGATTAAGATCGATATCCACTGCCATATTCAAGGAGATGTTGTCCTTGAATGCATCAGTTTGGATGCTGATCAAGAACGAGAAGAGATGATGTTCAGAGTCATGTTCAACACAGCATTTATCAGGTCAAACATTCTCATGCTAAACCGTGATGAAATTGACATAATGTGGGATGCAAAAGATCGATTCCCAAAGGAATTCAGAGCCGAG ATACTTTTTTCAGAAATGGACACTGCAGATCATTTAGATCCCATGGAGATGGCAGGTATAGGGGAGAAGGAGGGCTTACCAATTGAAGCATTTGCAAAGGTGCAAGAGATGTTCAGCATAGTCGACTGGTTAGATCCGAAAGGGGATGCTGCAGTCCAGTTTTTCCAGCGGCTAACCACATATGAAACCATACAGCTGAGGCAGGGATTGGTGTCTCCAAGCAAGAAAGATTCGAGCATTAGAAAAGAAATAGGGCATTTGGAGCTTGGTTCACCGACCAAAAATATACAGCTGAGGCAGGGATTGCTGTCTCCAAGCAAGAAAGATTCGGGCATAAGAAAGGAAATAGGGCAATTGGAGATTGGTTCACCGACCAAAAATGAATCTGACAATGTTCGAAACAAATCAAGCAATGCTGAAAACTCAACAGTCTATATGAACAAAAAGGAATGTGATGGCATACACAAATTAGCCACGTTGGACCCAGCCAGTATTTATCAAGGAAAATCAGGAACCGTTGTTCCTGAAAACATAAACCCTCAAGTTCATAAGGAAATAACACATGTAGTTGACATCACTACCGAACGATCGTCTTCACTGGAAAAGCCTGATGAGCAATCTAGTCCAGTACAGTGCTCTTCGCCCTCTATGATTATGTCACAGCGGTTTCCACTTTCTAGGTCAAGTTCTGCCTTTCCTAGCAACTCACCTCCAAGATCACTTTCAGCATGCCCAAGATTTTATAGCGTACCTTCAGCCCTTGGAATTACAGCTTTGTTGGAAGATCATGCTACATTTGGAGGTTCTGAGAATTGTGGTTCAACCATAATTGCACCTACGATGTCAAGCGCCACAGTCAAAGTTCCATCAAAACCATCATCAGGACAGCATCCAACAACAG GGACTCCGGTTGTAACAAAGGGTATGCTGCCGCCGTCGCCATCACCACCCCCACCCCCTCAGTCATCAGGTCCGGTGTTGTTCGTAGCGTCTGATGCTTTTATGCTGTCCGAGGCAGAAGATGACTTATCTCAGTCGTCTCCGAAGCATTCAG GTCCTTCATTGTTGCCCCACCCATTTCCTCCACATGAAGAATCCACATCGCAGTTACCTGGAACTACTACTCTGCCTGCAAATCATCAGCAGTCCTCAAGTAACAATGCACAAGAATCATCACCAACTTTTACTGCTCTTGCCACTACCTCTACTTCATTCAGACCTCcttcaccacctccacctccagcTTCTCCTGTTAGAATAGTTGGACCTCCTTTGTCTGCACCTAAGTCCTCCCTCAGTAGACCTCCTGCACCCCCTCCACCTCCACCACTCGCTTCTACTTCATCTCCTGTTAGACCTCCtgcaccacctccacctccagcACTTGCTTCTACTTCATCTCCTGTTCCACCTCCTGCACCACCCCCACCTCCAGCACTTGCTTCTACTTCATCAGCTGTTCGACCTCCTGCACCACCTCCACCCCCACCAGTTGCTTCTACTTCATCGGCTGTTCAACCTGCtgcaccacctccacctccaacTCACCCACTTGCTTCTACTTCATCTCCTATTCCGCCTGCTGCACCACCTCCACCACCTTCTCCAACATCATCTGCCATTAGATCTTCAGCACCGCTTCCGCCTCCACCTCCAGGAATTACTTCTACACCACCACCACCCTATAATTCATCAAAACAATCTCCTcctgctccaccaccacctcaTGCTCCAAGGTTCTCAAAGGATGCCAACCATCCTGGTGCTTCTGGCAATGTTGTACCTCCACCAGCACCTCCTGGTACGAAGGGGCGTGGACCTGCACCTCCTTCGGGCCCAATGTCTAAGAGTCTTCAATCTGGTCAGACTATGTCCAGAAAGTCCAATCTGAAACCACTACACTGGGTGAAAGTTACAAGAGCGATGAAGGGCAGTCTCTGGGCAGAGGGGCAAAAAGCTGATGAAGCTTCAAA AGCCCCAGTGTTTGACATGTCAGAACTAGAAAATCTTTTCTCAACTGCTCTACCAAATTCAGATTCTAGGCGTTCAGATAAGTCAGGGAGTCGTGCATCTGGGGCAAAACCAGAGAAAATTCATCTT ATTGATCTTCGTCGGGCTAACAATTGTGGAATCATGCTTACGAAAGTCAAAATGCCGCTTCCGGACCTAATG AGTGCTATTCTTGCTCTGGATGATACTGTCCTAGACGCTGATCAGGTGGAGAACCTAATTAAGTTCACTCCAACTAAAGAGGAAATAGAACTTCTGAAG GGTTACAAAGGAGATAAGCAAGATCTTGGTGAATGCGAACAG TTCTTCATGGAGCTTATGAAATTACCCCGTGTGGACTCTAAGCTGAGAGTTTTCTTATTCAAGATTCAGTTTCGATCTCAA GTGTCTGACCTTAAGCGGAATCTGAACATTGTTAACTCATCTGCTGAAGAG ATAAGGGGTTCAGTGAAGTTGAAAAGGATTATGCAGACGATTCTTTCTTTGGGAAATGCGTTGAACCAAGGCACTGCTAGAG GTTCTGCTGTTGGATTCAGGTTGGATAGCTTACTCAAATTAAGCGATACCCGTGCACGGAATAATAAGATGACCTTAATGCATTATTTATCCAAG GTGCTTTCTGAGAAACTTCCAGAACTTCTTGACTTTCCTAAAGATTTGGCTAGCTTGGAGTTGGCAGCAAAG ATACAATTAAAGTCTTTAGCAGAAGAAATGCAGGCCATAAACAAAGGGCTCGAGAAAGTGGAGCAAGAATTAACTATATCTGAAAATGATGGTCCTGTGTCGGAGATCTTTTGCAAG ACACTGAAGGGCTTCCTTAGTGGTGCTGAAGCCGAAGTTAGAGCCTTGACTTCACTTTATTCTAATGTG GGCAGGAATGCAGATGCATTAGCACTTTATTTTGGAGAAGATCCAGCACGTTGTCCATTTGAGCAAG TGGCCACAACGCTCCACAACTTTGTGAAATTGTTCATGCGTTCGCATGAAGAGAACTGCAAGCAGTTGGACCTTGAAAAGAAGAAGACTCAGAAGGAAGCAGAACCAGATAAGCCTAAGGGGGAATCGGAAAATGAGAAAGATAATCTCAGTCATCCAATCAAAGAGCTAGACATCTCACTTCAATCACAACCACAAACTGCCAGTACCAAATGA
- the LOC125547113 gene encoding formin-like protein 6 isoform X2 codes for MSLFRKFFYRKPPDGLLEITERVYVFDSCFSTDVFDDDKYGQYIGDIVLHLRSHFADASFMVFNFREEERESQQSLLASILSIYDMVVMDYPRQYEGCPLLTMEMVHHFLRSGESWLSLGQHNVLIMHCERGGWNVLAFMLAGLLLYRKQFIGEQRTLEMVYRQAPRELIQLLSPLNPMPSQIRYLHYISRRNVSAEWPPGDRPLTLDCVILRNTPGCNGEDGCRPIFRIYGQDPLLGTDNNPKVLFSTPKRSKYVRHYKRADCQLIKIDIHCHIQGDVVLECISLDADQEREEMMFRVMFNTAFIRSNILMLNRDEIDIMWDAKDRFPKEFRAEILFSEMDTADHLDPMEMAGIGEKEGLPIEAFAKVQEMFSIVDWLDPKGDAAVQFFQRLTTYETIQLRQGLVSPSKKDSSIRKEIGHLELGSPTKNIQLRQGLLSPSKKDSGIRKEIGQLEIGSPTKNESDNVRNKSSNAENSTVYMNKKECDGIHKLATLDPASIYQGKSGTVVPENINPQVHKEITHVVDITTERSSSLEKPDEQSSPVQCSSPSMIMSQRFPLSRSSSAFPSNSPPRSLSACPRFYSVPSALGITALLEDHATFGGSENCGSTIIAPTMSSATVKVPSKPSSGQHPTTGTPVVTKGMLPPSPSPPPPPQSSGPVLFVASDAFMLSEAEDDLSQSSPKHSGPSLLPHPFPPHEESTSQLPGTTTLPANHQQSSSNNAQESSPTFTALATTSTSFRPPSPPPPPASPVRIVGPPLSAPKSSLSRPPAPPPPPPLASTSSPVRPPAPPPPPALASTSSPVPPPAPPPPPALASTSSAVRPPAPPPPPPVASTSSAVQPAAPPPPPTHPLASTSSPIPPAAPPPPPSPTSSAIRSSAPLPPPPPGITSTPPPPYNSSKQSPPAPPPPHAPRFSKDANHPGASGNVVPPPAPPGTKGRGPAPPSGPMSKSLQSGQTMSRKSNLKPLHWVKVTRAMKGSLWAEGQKADEASKAPVFDMSELENLFSTALPNSDSRRSDKSGSRASGAKPEKIHLIDLRRANNCGIMLTKVKMPLPDLMSAILALDDTVLDADQVENLIKFTPTKEEIELLKGYKGDKQDLGECEQFFMELMKLPRVDSKLRVFLFKIQFRSQVSDLKRNLNIVNSSAEEIRGSVKLKRIMQTILSLGNALNQGTARGSAVGFRLDSLLKLSDTRARNNKMTLMHYLSKVLSEKLPELLDFPKDLASLELAAKIQLKSLAEEMQAINKGLEKVEQELTISENDGPVSEIFCKGRNADALALYFGEDPARCPFEQVATTLHNFVKLFMRSHEENCKQLDLEKKKTQKEAEPDKPKGESENEKDNLSHPIKELDISLQSQPQTASTK; via the exons TGTTCGATTCGTGCTTCTCCACCGATGTCTTCGACGACGACAAGTACGGGCAGTACATCGGAGACATCGTCCTGCACCTCCGGAGCCACTTCGCGGACGCCTCCTTCATGGTCTTCAACTTCCGGGAGGAGGAACGGGAGAGCCAGCAGAGCCTGCTGGCCAGCATCCTCTCCATCTACGACATGGTGGTCATGGACTACCCGAGGCAGTACGAGGGCTGCCCGCTCCTCACCATGGAGATGGTCCACCATTTCCTCAGGTCCGGGGAGAGCTGGCTCTCCCTGGGCCAGCACAACGTCCTCATAATGCACTGCGAGCGAGGCGGCTGGAACGTGCTCGCCTTCATGCTGGCGGGCCTGCTGCTGTACCGGAAGCAGTTCATCGGCGAGCAGAGGACGCTGGAGATGGTGTACAGGCAGGCCCCTCGCGAGCTCATCCAGCTGCTCTCGCCGCTAAACCCCATGCCGTCGCAGATAAGATACCTGCATTACATATCCCGGAGGAACGTGAGCGCAGAATGGCCACCAGGTGATCGACCTCTTACCTTAGACTGCGTGATACTAAGGAATACCCCGGGCTGTAATGGGGAGGATGGATGTAGACCGATATTCCGTATCTATGGGCAGGATCCTCTACTTGGTACAGATAACAATCCCAAGGTGCTTTTTTCAACACCAAAGAGGAGTAAATATGTTCGGCATTACAAGCGG GCAGACTGTCAATTGATTAAGATCGATATCCACTGCCATATTCAAGGAGATGTTGTCCTTGAATGCATCAGTTTGGATGCTGATCAAGAACGAGAAGAGATGATGTTCAGAGTCATGTTCAACACAGCATTTATCAGGTCAAACATTCTCATGCTAAACCGTGATGAAATTGACATAATGTGGGATGCAAAAGATCGATTCCCAAAGGAATTCAGAGCCGAG ATACTTTTTTCAGAAATGGACACTGCAGATCATTTAGATCCCATGGAGATGGCAGGTATAGGGGAGAAGGAGGGCTTACCAATTGAAGCATTTGCAAAGGTGCAAGAGATGTTCAGCATAGTCGACTGGTTAGATCCGAAAGGGGATGCTGCAGTCCAGTTTTTCCAGCGGCTAACCACATATGAAACCATACAGCTGAGGCAGGGATTGGTGTCTCCAAGCAAGAAAGATTCGAGCATTAGAAAAGAAATAGGGCATTTGGAGCTTGGTTCACCGACCAAAAATATACAGCTGAGGCAGGGATTGCTGTCTCCAAGCAAGAAAGATTCGGGCATAAGAAAGGAAATAGGGCAATTGGAGATTGGTTCACCGACCAAAAATGAATCTGACAATGTTCGAAACAAATCAAGCAATGCTGAAAACTCAACAGTCTATATGAACAAAAAGGAATGTGATGGCATACACAAATTAGCCACGTTGGACCCAGCCAGTATTTATCAAGGAAAATCAGGAACCGTTGTTCCTGAAAACATAAACCCTCAAGTTCATAAGGAAATAACACATGTAGTTGACATCACTACCGAACGATCGTCTTCACTGGAAAAGCCTGATGAGCAATCTAGTCCAGTACAGTGCTCTTCGCCCTCTATGATTATGTCACAGCGGTTTCCACTTTCTAGGTCAAGTTCTGCCTTTCCTAGCAACTCACCTCCAAGATCACTTTCAGCATGCCCAAGATTTTATAGCGTACCTTCAGCCCTTGGAATTACAGCTTTGTTGGAAGATCATGCTACATTTGGAGGTTCTGAGAATTGTGGTTCAACCATAATTGCACCTACGATGTCAAGCGCCACAGTCAAAGTTCCATCAAAACCATCATCAGGACAGCATCCAACAACAG GGACTCCGGTTGTAACAAAGGGTATGCTGCCGCCGTCGCCATCACCACCCCCACCCCCTCAGTCATCAGGTCCGGTGTTGTTCGTAGCGTCTGATGCTTTTATGCTGTCCGAGGCAGAAGATGACTTATCTCAGTCGTCTCCGAAGCATTCAG GTCCTTCATTGTTGCCCCACCCATTTCCTCCACATGAAGAATCCACATCGCAGTTACCTGGAACTACTACTCTGCCTGCAAATCATCAGCAGTCCTCAAGTAACAATGCACAAGAATCATCACCAACTTTTACTGCTCTTGCCACTACCTCTACTTCATTCAGACCTCcttcaccacctccacctccagcTTCTCCTGTTAGAATAGTTGGACCTCCTTTGTCTGCACCTAAGTCCTCCCTCAGTAGACCTCCTGCACCCCCTCCACCTCCACCACTCGCTTCTACTTCATCTCCTGTTAGACCTCCtgcaccacctccacctccagcACTTGCTTCTACTTCATCTCCTGTTCCACCTCCTGCACCACCCCCACCTCCAGCACTTGCTTCTACTTCATCAGCTGTTCGACCTCCTGCACCACCTCCACCCCCACCAGTTGCTTCTACTTCATCGGCTGTTCAACCTGCtgcaccacctccacctccaacTCACCCACTTGCTTCTACTTCATCTCCTATTCCGCCTGCTGCACCACCTCCACCACCTTCTCCAACATCATCTGCCATTAGATCTTCAGCACCGCTTCCGCCTCCACCTCCAGGAATTACTTCTACACCACCACCACCCTATAATTCATCAAAACAATCTCCTcctgctccaccaccacctcaTGCTCCAAGGTTCTCAAAGGATGCCAACCATCCTGGTGCTTCTGGCAATGTTGTACCTCCACCAGCACCTCCTGGTACGAAGGGGCGTGGACCTGCACCTCCTTCGGGCCCAATGTCTAAGAGTCTTCAATCTGGTCAGACTATGTCCAGAAAGTCCAATCTGAAACCACTACACTGGGTGAAAGTTACAAGAGCGATGAAGGGCAGTCTCTGGGCAGAGGGGCAAAAAGCTGATGAAGCTTCAAA AGCCCCAGTGTTTGACATGTCAGAACTAGAAAATCTTTTCTCAACTGCTCTACCAAATTCAGATTCTAGGCGTTCAGATAAGTCAGGGAGTCGTGCATCTGGGGCAAAACCAGAGAAAATTCATCTT ATTGATCTTCGTCGGGCTAACAATTGTGGAATCATGCTTACGAAAGTCAAAATGCCGCTTCCGGACCTAATG AGTGCTATTCTTGCTCTGGATGATACTGTCCTAGACGCTGATCAGGTGGAGAACCTAATTAAGTTCACTCCAACTAAAGAGGAAATAGAACTTCTGAAG GGTTACAAAGGAGATAAGCAAGATCTTGGTGAATGCGAACAG TTCTTCATGGAGCTTATGAAATTACCCCGTGTGGACTCTAAGCTGAGAGTTTTCTTATTCAAGATTCAGTTTCGATCTCAA GTGTCTGACCTTAAGCGGAATCTGAACATTGTTAACTCATCTGCTGAAGAG ATAAGGGGTTCAGTGAAGTTGAAAAGGATTATGCAGACGATTCTTTCTTTGGGAAATGCGTTGAACCAAGGCACTGCTAGAG GTTCTGCTGTTGGATTCAGGTTGGATAGCTTACTCAAATTAAGCGATACCCGTGCACGGAATAATAAGATGACCTTAATGCATTATTTATCCAAG GTGCTTTCTGAGAAACTTCCAGAACTTCTTGACTTTCCTAAAGATTTGGCTAGCTTGGAGTTGGCAGCAAAG ATACAATTAAAGTCTTTAGCAGAAGAAATGCAGGCCATAAACAAAGGGCTCGAGAAAGTGGAGCAAGAATTAACTATATCTGAAAATGATGGTCCTGTGTCGGAGATCTTTTGCAAG GGCAGGAATGCAGATGCATTAGCACTTTATTTTGGAGAAGATCCAGCACGTTGTCCATTTGAGCAAG TGGCCACAACGCTCCACAACTTTGTGAAATTGTTCATGCGTTCGCATGAAGAGAACTGCAAGCAGTTGGACCTTGAAAAGAAGAAGACTCAGAAGGAAGCAGAACCAGATAAGCCTAAGGGGGAATCGGAAAATGAGAAAGATAATCTCAGTCATCCAATCAAAGAGCTAGACATCTCACTTCAATCACAACCACAAACTGCCAGTACCAAATGA